The Bacteroidota bacterium genome contains a region encoding:
- a CDS encoding type II toxin-antitoxin system RelE/ParE family toxin, whose product MQVSFKKTFLKDIDRLPSEIQSKIKQLVFTEIPEMGNLEQLHHHRKLSGFKNFYRIRLGDYRIGFKFENGKITFYRVLHRKEIYKYFP is encoded by the coding sequence ATGCAAGTTTCGTTTAAGAAGACATTCCTCAAAGATATTGACCGGCTTCCGTCAGAAATTCAATCAAAGATTAAGCAACTCGTTTTTACCGAAATTCCGGAGATGGGAAACTTAGAACAGCTACACCATCATAGAAAATTATCGGGTTTCAAGAATTTTTACAGAATCCGATTAGGCGATTATCGTATTGGATTTAAATTCGAAAATGGTAAAATTACTTTTTACCGGGTGTTGCACAGGAAAGAGATTTATAAATACTTTCCATAA
- a CDS encoding antitoxin, whose amino-acid sequence MTLTKSYIVDDEGRPKAVVIDLESFSKIENILLDYGLGKAMEEVEDDDEVDIEEAKKIVGFNA is encoded by the coding sequence ATGACCCTAACAAAATCATATATTGTCGATGATGAAGGACGACCTAAAGCAGTTGTGATTGATTTAGAGAGTTTCAGCAAAATTGAAAATATATTGCTCGATTACGGACTCGGGAAAGCAATGGAAGAAGTTGAGGATGATGATGAGGTTGATATTGAAGAGGCAAAGAAGATAGTCGGGTTTAATGCGTAA
- a CDS encoding addiction module protein, which yields MNNTSLADIIQLSIPERLQIVEDIWDSIAAIPEAIPLTEDQKIELDRRIVEYKLNPEKGIPWEKVKEKIQSTK from the coding sequence ATGAATAATACATCACTTGCTGATATAATACAGCTTAGTATACCGGAACGTCTTCAGATTGTGGAAGATATCTGGGATAGCATAGCGGCAATACCCGAAGCCATTCCCTTAACCGAAGATCAGAAGATAGAACTTGATAGAAGGATAGTGGAATATAAGCTAAATCCCGAGAAGGGTATTCCTTGGGAAAAGGTGAAAGAAAAAATTCAATCGACGAAATGA